From Haemorhous mexicanus isolate bHaeMex1 chromosome 1, bHaeMex1.pri, whole genome shotgun sequence, one genomic window encodes:
- the UBA5 gene encoding ubiquitin-like modifier-activating enzyme 5 codes for MADPGRLERLERRVRELEEELAREKRGRAAARARIDTMSAEVTDSNPYSRLMALKRMGIVKDYEKIRTFTVAVVGVGGVGSVTAEMLTRCGIGKLLLFDYDKVELANMNRLFFQPHQAGLSKVQAAEHTLRDINPDVQFEVHNYNITTLDNFEHFMDRISNGALEEGKPVDLVLSCVDNFEARMAINTACNELGQIWMESGVSENAVSGHIQLIIPGESACFACAPPLVVAANIDEKTLKREGVCAASLPTTMGVVAGMLVQNVLKYLLNFGTVSYYLGYNAMQDFFPTMSMKPNPQCSDHNCRKQQENYKKKEAARPKEEVIEKEEEIVHEDNDWGIELVSEISEDELKAASGPVPELPEGISVAYTIPDKEENSLTGETVAESEESLEELMAKMRNM; via the exons ATGGCGGATCCCGGGCGGCTGGAGCGGCTGGAGCGGCGTGTgcgggagctggaggaggagctggcccGGGAGAagcgcgggcgggcggcggcgcgggcccGCATCGACACCATGAGCGCCGAGGTGACCGACTCCAACCCCTACAG tcGCTTGATGGCATTAAAAAGAATGGGGATTGTCAAAGACTATGAG AAAATCCGTACCTTCACAGTTGCAGTAGTAGGTGTGGGGGGCGTTGGCAGCGTGACTGCTGAAATGCTGACAAGGTGTGGCATTGGTAAG CTGCTTCTGTTTGATTATGACAAAGTGGAACTGGCAAACATGAACAGACTCTTCTTCCAACCTCATCAAGCTGGATTAAGTAAAGTGCAAGCAGCAGAACATACTTTGAG GGATATTAATCCTGATGTTCAGTTTGAAGTACATAACTACAACATCACAACACTGGACAACTTTGAGCACTTCATGGATAGAATAAG TAACGGTGCACTGGAGGAAGGGAAGCCTGTGGATCTGGTTCTAAGCTGCGTGGACAACTTTGAGGCTCGCATGGCAATTAACACG GCCTGCAATGAACTTGGACAAATCTGGATGGAGTCTGGAGTGAGTGAAAATGCAGTGTCGGGACACATCCAGCTGATCATCCCTGGTGAATCTGCTTGTTTTGCG TGTGCTCCTCCACTGGTGGTAGCTGCAAATATTGATGAGAAGACATTGAAACGAGAAGGAGTTTGTGCAGCCAGTCTTCCTACAACCATGGGTGTTGTGGCAGGAATGCTTGTGCAAAATGTTCTTAA ATACCTGTTAAATTTTGGTACTGTGAGTTATTATCTTGGTTACAATGCGATGCAGGATTTCTTCCCAACTATGTCTATGAAGCCAAACCCCCAATGTAGTGACCACAACTGcagaaaacagcaagaaaattaTAAG AAAAAAGAAGCTGCAAGACCAAAAGAAGAAGTAattgaaaaggaagaagaaatagtACATGAAGACAATGACTGGG GCATTGAATTAGTATCAGAAATTTCAGAAGATGAGCTGAAGGCTGCATCTGGCCCAGTACCTGAGCTTCCTGAGGGAATTAGTGTAGCATATACTATCCCAGACAAG GAAGAGAATTCATTAACTGGGGAGACAGTAGCAGAGTCTGAAGAAAGCCTAGAAGAACTCATGGCCAAAATGAGAAACATGtag